A section of the Paenibacillus yonginensis genome encodes:
- the gmk gene encoding guanylate kinase, whose amino-acid sequence MSKGLLIVLSGPSGVGKGTVCKELRQRMPELVYSVSATTRQPRAGEEHGVNYFFKTHEEFQAMIDNDQLLEHARYVDNYYGTPRDFVEQTIGSGKDIILEIEVQGALKVKEKFPEGVFVFLLPPSMEELKDRIVGRGTENQATIDHRLSVAVDEMGLLEYYDYAVVNDQIDLACKRIESIIVAEHCRVHK is encoded by the coding sequence ATGTCTAAAGGTTTATTGATTGTATTATCCGGTCCTTCGGGTGTCGGGAAAGGTACCGTATGCAAAGAATTGAGACAGCGCATGCCTGAGCTCGTATACTCCGTCTCGGCGACTACCCGTCAGCCGCGGGCGGGCGAAGAACACGGCGTGAACTACTTCTTCAAGACCCATGAGGAGTTCCAAGCCATGATCGACAACGATCAGCTGCTGGAGCATGCCCGTTATGTGGACAACTATTATGGGACTCCGCGTGATTTCGTGGAGCAGACCATAGGCAGCGGCAAAGATATCATTCTTGAAATTGAAGTGCAGGGTGCGCTCAAAGTGAAAGAGAAATTTCCGGAAGGCGTATTTGTGTTCCTGCTTCCTCCATCCATGGAGGAGCTGAAAGATCGGATCGTAGGCCGCGGAACGGAGAATCAGGCGACGATCGATCACCGTTTGTCAGTGGCGGTTGATGAAATGGGTCTGCTTGAGTATTATGATTATGCTGTAGTTAACGATCAAATTGATTTGGCATGCAAGCGAATAGAAAGCATCATTGTCGCCGAACATTGTAGAGTGCATAAATAA
- a CDS encoding bifunctional homocysteine S-methyltransferase/methylenetetrahydrofolate reductase, whose amino-acid sequence MTDLRKALESKILIGDGAMGTYLSQLGHPVGISYDELNLVSPEAIREVHTQYIQAGASVIETNTFSANAYKLSKFGLESKTAEINRAGVRIAREAAAGTSAYVIGAVGSIRSGRRINVSARELGLYFGQQIDALLEEGVDGILLETFFDLEEMEIAVKCIRERANVPIISQFAVDQVGRTLDGYAITDAFSILKQEGVDVVGFNCHSGPQGIMSVIQQQLPVPLEIPLSVYPNAGLASFVDGKYVYRATPAYFGERAKDFAAVGVRLLGGCCGTTPEHIAEMAKALADYVPQPLAAAPKLPRETVSVIRQLNGKAGEPSAGGTEGTEAPTLVDLVKQRPTLIVELDPPRDLDITKFMEGAAALKEAGVDAVTMADNSLAVARMSNMALGHLVQERIGLRTLAHIACRDRNLIGTQSHMMGFDALGINHVLAVTGDPSRFGDLPDASSVYDLTSFQIIKMIKQLNEGIAFSGKPLKHKAKFVVGAAFNPNVKHLDKAVQRLEKKMASGADYVMTQPVYDPELIVRIKEATAHLDIPIFIGIMPLASGKNAEYLHNEVPGIELPESIRARMSGLSGEAGRLEGVEIAKELLDAAMEHFNGIYLMTPFLFYEMSVALAKYVQEKSKERASYLFHS is encoded by the coding sequence ATGACGGATCTGCGCAAGGCACTTGAGAGCAAAATCTTGATTGGCGACGGGGCTATGGGAACCTATTTGTCTCAATTAGGCCATCCCGTCGGCATATCCTATGATGAATTGAACCTGGTTTCCCCGGAAGCCATCCGCGAGGTGCATACCCAATATATTCAGGCAGGAGCAAGCGTCATTGAAACCAATACGTTTTCAGCGAATGCTTATAAATTGTCCAAATTCGGACTGGAGTCCAAGACGGCTGAAATCAACCGGGCAGGCGTGCGGATCGCCAGGGAAGCAGCTGCGGGTACTTCGGCTTATGTCATCGGGGCGGTAGGCTCGATCCGCAGCGGGCGCCGGATCAACGTTTCGGCGCGGGAGCTCGGCCTGTATTTCGGCCAGCAAATTGACGCGCTGCTGGAGGAAGGCGTGGACGGCATTTTGCTGGAGACCTTTTTTGATCTCGAGGAAATGGAGATTGCGGTTAAGTGCATCAGGGAACGCGCAAATGTTCCGATCATTTCGCAGTTTGCCGTCGATCAGGTAGGACGGACGCTGGACGGTTACGCGATTACAGACGCGTTCAGCATTCTGAAGCAGGAAGGCGTGGACGTAGTCGGCTTCAACTGTCATTCCGGTCCACAGGGCATCATGAGCGTTATTCAGCAGCAGTTGCCTGTCCCGCTTGAGATTCCTTTGTCCGTTTATCCGAACGCAGGTTTGGCCAGCTTTGTGGATGGGAAATATGTATACCGTGCGACGCCTGCTTATTTCGGCGAACGGGCGAAGGATTTTGCGGCGGTGGGGGTGCGGCTGCTTGGCGGCTGCTGCGGAACCACACCGGAGCATATAGCCGAGATGGCCAAGGCGCTGGCGGATTACGTCCCGCAGCCGCTTGCGGCTGCGCCGAAGCTGCCGCGTGAAACCGTTTCCGTTATCCGTCAGCTTAACGGCAAAGCAGGAGAGCCGTCAGCCGGGGGAACGGAGGGGACTGAGGCTCCGACGCTTGTGGATCTTGTCAAACAGCGTCCTACCCTGATTGTTGAGCTTGATCCTCCGCGGGATCTGGACATCACCAAATTTATGGAGGGGGCGGCGGCTTTGAAGGAAGCCGGCGTGGACGCCGTCACGATGGCCGACAATTCCCTCGCCGTGGCGCGGATGAGCAACATGGCGCTGGGCCATTTGGTGCAGGAGCGGATCGGACTGCGCACGCTGGCGCATATCGCCTGCCGCGACCGCAATCTGATCGGCACCCAGTCGCATATGATGGGGTTTGACGCTTTGGGAATCAACCATGTACTCGCCGTTACGGGCGATCCTTCGCGGTTCGGCGATCTGCCGGACGCTAGTTCGGTTTATGACCTGACCTCGTTCCAGATCATCAAGATGATCAAGCAGCTTAACGAGGGGATCGCTTTTTCGGGCAAACCTCTGAAGCATAAAGCTAAGTTTGTTGTCGGAGCGGCTTTCAACCCGAACGTCAAGCATCTGGACAAGGCCGTTCAGCGGCTGGAGAAGAAGATGGCTTCGGGCGCCGATTACGTCATGACGCAGCCGGTTTATGATCCCGAGCTGATCGTAAGAATCAAGGAAGCGACCGCGCATCTCGATATCCCGATCTTTATTGGGATCATGCCGCTGGCCAGCGGGAAAAATGCGGAGTATCTGCACAACGAGGTGCCGGGCATCGAGCTGCCTGAATCGATCCGGGCGCGGATGAGCGGACTTTCCGGGGAAGCAGGCAGGCTGGAGGGTGTAGAAATTGCCAAAGAGCTGCTGGACGCGGCCATGGAGCATTTTAACGGAATCTATTTGATGACGCCGTTTTTATTCTACGAAATGAGCGTGGCTCTGGCGAAATATGTGCAGGAGAAGTCGAAAGAGCGCGCCTCCTACTTGTTTCACTCTTAA
- the dapF gene encoding diaminopimelate epimerase, producing the protein MEFTKMHGLGNDFLVFYGMKQLLGQAAELAVRYCDRHFGVGADGLVFILPSETADFRMVIINSDGTEAEQCGNAIRCAAKYVYDNGHINRTDITIETLGAGVQPVTLAVENGKVKTVRVDMGAPILEGRLIPTTLDGSEIIDRPVEVEGETFRFTGVSMGNPHAVIYVEDAPMYDVHTWGPKLEKHPLFPRRTNVEFATVTGPERIEMRVWERGAGPTLACGTGACATLVSSVLNGLTGRSAWVGLAGGDLFIEWNAEDNHVYMTGPAETVYRGELAV; encoded by the coding sequence ATGGAATTTACGAAAATGCACGGACTTGGCAACGATTTTCTCGTCTTTTACGGGATGAAGCAGCTTCTGGGGCAGGCCGCCGAGCTGGCCGTTCGATATTGCGACAGGCATTTTGGGGTCGGAGCTGATGGCCTGGTGTTCATTCTTCCGTCCGAAACGGCGGATTTCCGGATGGTCATCATCAACTCGGACGGCACCGAAGCGGAGCAATGCGGCAATGCGATTCGCTGCGCGGCCAAATACGTTTATGATAACGGGCATATAAACCGTACGGACATTACGATAGAAACGCTGGGAGCCGGCGTGCAGCCGGTAACACTCGCCGTGGAGAACGGCAAGGTGAAGACGGTCAGAGTGGATATGGGTGCTCCGATTCTGGAGGGACGGCTGATTCCGACGACGCTTGACGGCAGCGAAATCATTGACCGTCCTGTAGAGGTAGAGGGCGAAACCTTCCGGTTCACAGGCGTCTCTATGGGAAATCCCCATGCGGTGATTTATGTGGAGGATGCTCCCATGTACGATGTTCATACCTGGGGGCCGAAGCTGGAGAAGCATCCGCTGTTCCCGCGGAGAACCAATGTAGAATTCGCGACCGTTACCGGTCCGGAGCGCATCGAAATGCGCGTCTGGGAACGCGGCGCCGGCCCGACTCTCGCCTGTGGCACCGGCGCCTGCGCGACGCTGGTTTCATCCGTGCTGAACGGGCTGACAGGGCGCAGCGCCTGGGTCGGCCTTGCCGGAGGCGACCTGTTCATCGAATGGAACGCGGAGGATAATCACGTTTATATGACAGGACCGGCGGAGACCGTTTACCGGGGCGAGCTGGCTGTTTAA
- the rpoZ gene encoding DNA-directed RNA polymerase subunit omega, translating to MLYPSIDKMLEKVDSKYSLVVAASRRARQLREGEKSELKGPKSHKQVGVALEEIYGDFVKIKRDGREFSDEDGNEKE from the coding sequence GTGCTGTATCCATCTATTGATAAAATGCTCGAGAAAGTTGACAGCAAATATTCGCTGGTTGTTGCGGCATCCCGCAGAGCAAGACAGCTTAGAGAAGGCGAAAAGTCCGAGCTTAAAGGACCTAAATCCCATAAGCAGGTCGGTGTTGCCCTGGAAGAGATCTACGGCGATTTTGTCAAAATCAAACGGGACGGCCGGGAATTTTCGGACGAAGATGGGAACGAAAAGGAATAA
- a CDS encoding YicC/YloC family endoribonuclease: MSFSMTGFGQSVLRFGGYVIQCEVKSVNHRYCEIVFRMPREWTCYEDGLRRLVQSRVKRGRIDVFISKEREDEGSGAQKLNLSAARDFVQSAKELMEAFGLEGMPTAAQLLTMPGVMMPAEQAEAHDAGSQEEWEAVLRQVLGQALDGLSAMRLKEGNHLAEDLLQRFGHLGALHAELVKLAPHVVEEYRVRLRNRLAELLDGSFDEQRFNMEVAVFADKSNIDEELTRLSSHLAQCQGLLSGSEPAGRKLDFLIQEMNREVNTIGSKANHLAIVNLVVEMKAELEKIREQAANLE; the protein is encoded by the coding sequence ATGTCATTTAGTATGACCGGATTCGGTCAATCCGTTCTGCGTTTTGGCGGTTATGTGATCCAATGTGAAGTCAAATCTGTCAACCACCGGTACTGTGAAATTGTATTCCGCATGCCGAGAGAGTGGACCTGTTATGAAGACGGATTGCGGCGGCTGGTGCAGAGCCGGGTCAAACGGGGACGAATTGATGTTTTTATTAGCAAGGAAAGGGAAGATGAGGGCTCTGGAGCTCAGAAGCTCAATCTTTCTGCGGCCCGGGATTTTGTACAATCCGCGAAAGAATTAATGGAAGCCTTCGGATTAGAGGGCATGCCGACGGCTGCCCAGCTTTTGACGATGCCAGGCGTTATGATGCCGGCCGAACAGGCCGAAGCTCATGATGCCGGCAGTCAGGAGGAATGGGAAGCCGTTCTTCGTCAGGTGCTTGGACAAGCGCTGGATGGGCTTTCCGCTATGCGCCTTAAAGAAGGGAATCATCTGGCGGAGGATTTATTGCAGCGGTTCGGACATCTGGGGGCTTTGCATGCCGAGTTGGTCAAGCTTGCTCCCCATGTGGTGGAGGAATACCGCGTCCGGCTTAGAAACCGGCTTGCCGAGCTGCTGGACGGCTCTTTCGACGAGCAGAGGTTTAACATGGAGGTAGCGGTGTTTGCCGATAAATCCAACATTGACGAAGAACTGACAAGGCTGAGCAGTCATTTGGCCCAATGCCAGGGACTGCTGTCCGGGAGCGAGCCTGCCGGAAGAAAGCTTGATTTCCTGATCCAGGAAATGAACCGGGAAGTGAATACGATTGGTTCCAAAGCCAATCATCTCGCAATCGTTAACCTTGTCGTTGAGATGAAAGCCGAACTTGAGAAGATCCGCGAACAAGCGGCGAATCTGGAGTAG
- the remA gene encoding extracellular matrix/biofilm regulator RemA, whose product MAIKLINIGFGNIVSANRIISIVSPESAPIKRIIQEARDRHMLIDATYGRRTRAVIITDSDHVILSAVQPETVAHRLSTKDDDNDE is encoded by the coding sequence ATGGCAATCAAACTTATTAATATTGGCTTCGGCAATATTGTGTCAGCCAATCGTATCATTTCCATCGTAAGTCCTGAATCCGCGCCGATTAAACGGATTATTCAGGAGGCGAGAGACCGGCATATGCTGATTGATGCTACATATGGCCGGAGAACGCGGGCGGTAATTATTACGGACAGCGACCATGTCATTTTGTCAGCTGTTCAGCCGGAAACGGTGGCGCATCGTTTATCTACCAAAGACGATGACAATGACGAGTAA
- the priA gene encoding primosomal protein N', whose product MYTIAKVIVDVPSRDTDRPFDYRIPPDMAGWIEIGSRVGVPFGRRTLQGFVVGLEKQSDMDPARIKPIQELLDHLPPLSPDLVELAGWMSRKYACTTIAALQVMIPSALKGKAERYVSVPDLQPGYAEAAAGAGVPASGTGNAENLFRSVGGSMEGEQGALFALTAALPPEARSILAFVRNAGLVPLSQLGKRYPEEGETVKALLSQGLLTETQQIKDQMRRKTVKTVAAAVSGEAAEAALASFTAQARRQKEVLEFLLEVGIPISQQELLSTLGVTAGTVKKLAEKGYAVIEDVEVYRDPYADRRFKATVPLELTDEQSDVFDKINGALQARVHDTFLLHGVTGSGKTEVYLQTIERCIAQDRQAIVLVPEISLTPQMVERFKGRFGNKVAILHSRLSGGERYDEWRKIREGKVQVAIGARSAVFAPFERLGLIVMDEEHETSYKQEETPKYHARDVAVRRARQHGAVVILGSATPSLESYHAARSQSDDEFAPMLLEMRNRPSGSSLPKVHIVDMREELKEGNRSMFSRPLHQAIADRLERKEQSVLFLNRRGFSTFVMCRSCGYVANCPDCDISLTYHEKSNNLRCHYCGHAEPAPSICPECGSEHIRYFGTGTQRVEGELAKLFPGIRVIRMDVDTTTEKGSHERLLQAFREQKGDVLLGTQMVAKGLDFPNVTLVGAIAADSALNLPDFRAAEKTFQLLTQVAGRAGRHQLPGEVFIQSYMPEHYSIIHASRHDYLSFVREELQHRRGLGYPPYCRLILITLSHEHMPVLVRMAENFAAELRGNAVKKGVFGSLDRLSAEALDILGPIASPMPRLKKRYRFQCMVKYRGDIDAVELVRRTAAGMLDGLKDSLLQISIDVDPQMLM is encoded by the coding sequence ATGTATACGATCGCCAAAGTGATTGTCGATGTACCCAGCCGTGATACCGACCGGCCGTTTGATTACCGGATTCCGCCGGATATGGCAGGCTGGATTGAAATCGGCAGCCGGGTCGGCGTGCCGTTTGGACGCCGGACCCTTCAGGGATTCGTAGTGGGTCTGGAGAAGCAGTCGGATATGGACCCGGCGCGGATCAAGCCGATTCAGGAGCTGCTCGATCATCTGCCTCCGCTGTCGCCGGATCTGGTCGAACTGGCGGGCTGGATGAGCCGCAAATACGCCTGCACGACAATTGCTGCGCTGCAGGTGATGATTCCGTCAGCGCTGAAAGGCAAAGCCGAACGATATGTCAGCGTCCCCGATCTCCAGCCGGGATATGCGGAGGCTGCTGCCGGAGCCGGTGTTCCTGCATCGGGCACAGGGAACGCGGAGAACTTGTTCCGATCGGTTGGCGGGTCCATGGAGGGGGAGCAGGGAGCTTTGTTTGCCTTGACGGCGGCGCTGCCTCCGGAAGCCCGCTCGATTCTGGCGTTTGTGCGAAACGCCGGTCTTGTGCCGTTATCCCAGCTGGGCAAACGTTATCCCGAGGAAGGAGAAACGGTCAAGGCGCTGCTGAGCCAAGGATTGCTGACAGAAACCCAGCAGATTAAAGACCAGATGCGCAGGAAGACGGTCAAAACCGTGGCCGCGGCCGTATCCGGCGAAGCAGCCGAAGCGGCTTTGGCTTCTTTTACCGCCCAGGCCCGCCGCCAGAAGGAGGTGCTGGAGTTCCTGCTTGAGGTCGGGATTCCGATTTCCCAGCAGGAGCTGCTGTCAACCCTCGGGGTTACGGCAGGGACGGTCAAGAAGCTCGCAGAGAAAGGGTATGCCGTCATTGAAGACGTCGAGGTCTACCGCGATCCATACGCCGACCGGAGATTTAAGGCTACGGTCCCGCTGGAGCTGACGGATGAACAAAGTGATGTATTTGACAAAATCAACGGAGCCCTTCAGGCCCGTGTTCATGATACTTTTCTGCTGCACGGCGTTACGGGCAGCGGGAAAACCGAGGTTTACCTGCAGACCATTGAACGTTGTATTGCCCAGGACCGCCAGGCCATTGTGCTGGTGCCGGAAATTTCGCTGACGCCGCAGATGGTGGAGCGGTTTAAAGGACGTTTTGGCAACAAGGTGGCGATTCTGCACAGCCGGTTGTCAGGCGGGGAACGATATGACGAGTGGCGCAAGATCCGTGAAGGCAAGGTTCAGGTAGCGATCGGCGCGCGATCAGCCGTGTTTGCACCGTTTGAGCGGCTGGGGCTTATTGTGATGGACGAAGAGCATGAAACTTCCTACAAGCAGGAGGAAACGCCGAAGTATCATGCCCGTGATGTCGCCGTCCGCAGGGCGCGCCAGCACGGCGCGGTGGTGATCCTCGGCTCGGCAACGCCATCCCTGGAAAGCTACCATGCGGCGCGTTCCCAGTCGGATGACGAGTTTGCGCCGATGCTGCTTGAAATGCGGAACCGCCCTTCAGGCAGCAGCCTGCCCAAAGTGCATATCGTGGATATGCGGGAGGAGCTGAAGGAAGGCAACCGTTCCATGTTCAGCCGCCCGCTGCATCAGGCGATCGCCGACCGGCTGGAAAGGAAGGAGCAATCGGTGCTTTTTCTCAACCGCCGTGGCTTCTCAACCTTCGTCATGTGCCGCAGCTGCGGTTATGTGGCGAATTGCCCGGACTGCGACATTTCGCTGACGTACCATGAGAAGTCCAACAATCTCCGCTGCCATTACTGCGGCCATGCCGAGCCTGCTCCTTCAATCTGTCCGGAATGCGGGAGCGAGCATATCCGCTATTTCGGAACGGGGACGCAGCGCGTGGAAGGGGAGCTGGCCAAGCTGTTCCCGGGCATTCGGGTCATCCGGATGGATGTCGATACGACGACGGAAAAAGGATCCCATGAACGCCTGCTGCAGGCGTTCCGGGAACAAAAAGGCGATGTGCTGCTCGGTACGCAGATGGTCGCCAAAGGCCTGGATTTTCCCAACGTCACCCTCGTAGGGGCTATTGCCGCAGACTCGGCGCTGAATCTGCCTGACTTCCGCGCCGCTGAGAAGACGTTCCAGCTGCTGACGCAGGTGGCCGGACGGGCAGGCCGGCATCAGCTGCCGGGCGAGGTTTTTATCCAGTCTTATATGCCGGAGCATTACTCCATTATCCATGCCAGCAGGCATGATTATTTATCTTTTGTACGGGAGGAGCTGCAGCACCGCAGAGGGCTCGGCTATCCGCCTTACTGCCGGCTGATCCTGATCACCCTGTCTCATGAGCATATGCCGGTGCTGGTGCGCATGGCTGAAAATTTTGCGGCCGAGCTGCGCGGCAATGCCGTGAAGAAAGGCGTGTTTGGCAGCCTGGACCGCTTGTCTGCGGAAGCGCTGGACATTCTGGGGCCGATTGCTTCTCCGATGCCGCGCTTAAAGAAACGCTATCGGTTTCAATGTATGGTAAAATATCGGGGAGACATTGATGCGGTTGAATTGGTCCGGCGAACCGCCGCAGGCATGCTGGACGGTCTTAAAGATTCACTGCTGCAGATCAGCATCGACGTGGATCCGCAAATGCTGATGTAA
- the coaBC gene encoding bifunctional phosphopantothenoylcysteine decarboxylase/phosphopantothenate--cysteine ligase CoaBC: protein MLNGKKIVLGVTGGIAAFKAASLCSKLVKQGAEVRVIMTESAKKFIGELTFLALSKAPVYSDTFDEKDPSVIAHIDLADWADLVLVAPATANMIGKMAAGLADDMLSTTLLATEAPIMVAPAMNVHMYQHPAVVRNMNELVQQGVLFVEPGSGLLACGYVGKGRLEEPEEIVAVVEQFFAREEARAAGPLTGKKVVVTAGGTVERIDPVRYITNDSSGKMGFALAEAARELGAEVVLIAGSTQVQPPAGKGIELERVQSAQNMYDAVLRHFDSSDIVIKAAAVADYRPAVQADRKIKKSGDTLTLELVKNVDILEQLGRKKNGQLLIGFAAETNDLEHYALDKLRRKNCDLIVANDVTSEGAGFGTDTNIVHIYDANGLVQKLPLMSKQQTARRILELAAQRLPGAQG, encoded by the coding sequence ATGTTGAACGGCAAAAAAATCGTGCTGGGCGTTACAGGGGGCATCGCGGCCTTTAAGGCCGCTTCCCTGTGCAGCAAGCTTGTCAAGCAGGGGGCCGAAGTGCGGGTCATTATGACGGAGTCGGCCAAAAAATTTATTGGTGAGCTTACTTTTTTGGCTCTGTCGAAAGCACCGGTGTACTCGGATACGTTTGATGAAAAAGATCCTTCGGTGATCGCGCATATTGATCTGGCCGATTGGGCTGATTTGGTGCTGGTGGCTCCGGCAACTGCAAATATGATCGGGAAAATGGCCGCCGGGCTGGCGGATGATATGTTATCTACAACCTTGCTGGCTACCGAAGCGCCGATTATGGTGGCTCCCGCGATGAATGTACATATGTATCAGCATCCCGCGGTGGTTCGCAATATGAATGAGCTGGTGCAGCAGGGGGTCCTGTTTGTCGAGCCTGGCAGCGGTCTGCTGGCCTGCGGATATGTCGGCAAGGGCCGCCTGGAAGAGCCGGAAGAGATAGTTGCGGTTGTGGAGCAGTTTTTTGCTCGGGAAGAGGCAAGGGCAGCAGGTCCGTTAACGGGGAAAAAGGTGGTCGTCACCGCAGGAGGGACCGTTGAGCGAATCGACCCTGTTCGTTATATCACCAATGACTCTTCCGGAAAAATGGGCTTCGCCCTGGCGGAGGCCGCCCGCGAGCTCGGCGCCGAGGTGGTGCTGATCGCCGGAAGCACGCAGGTTCAGCCGCCTGCCGGAAAAGGCATCGAGCTGGAGCGCGTTCAATCCGCACAAAATATGTACGACGCTGTCCTGCGTCATTTTGACAGCAGCGACATCGTGATCAAAGCGGCAGCTGTAGCCGATTACCGGCCGGCTGTCCAGGCGGACCGCAAGATCAAAAAAAGCGGGGACACGCTGACGCTCGAACTGGTCAAAAACGTAGATATTCTTGAGCAGCTGGGGCGCAAAAAAAACGGACAGCTGCTGATCGGCTTTGCGGCTGAAACCAACGATTTGGAACATTATGCTTTGGATAAGCTCCGCCGCAAAAATTGTGATCTGATCGTAGCTAATGATGTTACGTCTGAAGGAGCCGGATTCGGCACCGACACAAATATTGTTCATATTTATGATGCAAACGGGCTGGTGCAGAAGCTGCCGCTGATGTCCAAACAGCAGACTGCCCGCCGGATTCTTGAATTGGCCGCGCAGCGTCTTCCGGGAGCGCAGGGCTGA